From Bacillus sp. Bos-x628, the proteins below share one genomic window:
- the pgeF gene encoding peptidoglycan editing factor PgeF: MTIHDWTNMRCSGREVIAGFTTKNGGFSLSPYQSLNTGLHVGDDAASVQKNRQVIAEETAMPLSNWVFADQTHEDHIMKVTKEQKGKGSLHYHEALPRTDGLYTSEKNMMLALCFADCVPLYFLAPHEGLIGTAHAGWKGTVKQIGAKMVDVWSSQEGVLVDHIQVVIGPSIGICCYIVDDVVIDQVKELPFPAEDVYSEISVGQYKIDLKTLNKNVLLHAGIKEENIYVSSMCTSCSDQLFFSHRRDQGRTGRMMSFVGFKEA; encoded by the coding sequence ATGACAATTCATGATTGGACGAACATGAGGTGTTCTGGTAGAGAGGTTATAGCCGGATTTACGACCAAAAATGGTGGCTTTAGCCTTTCCCCATATCAATCATTGAACACTGGACTCCATGTAGGAGATGATGCTGCCAGTGTCCAAAAGAATCGTCAAGTCATAGCAGAGGAAACCGCTATGCCGCTCTCTAATTGGGTATTTGCCGACCAAACCCATGAGGATCACATCATGAAAGTCACCAAAGAGCAAAAGGGAAAAGGAAGCCTTCATTATCATGAGGCCCTGCCTAGAACAGATGGTCTATATACCTCTGAAAAAAACATGATGCTCGCTCTTTGTTTTGCTGACTGTGTTCCGCTTTATTTTCTAGCGCCCCATGAAGGACTTATTGGAACGGCTCATGCCGGCTGGAAAGGAACTGTCAAGCAAATTGGCGCAAAAATGGTTGATGTATGGAGCAGTCAGGAAGGTGTGCTAGTCGATCATATACAGGTTGTGATTGGTCCATCGATTGGCATTTGCTGCTACATAGTAGATGATGTCGTTATAGATCAAGTAAAAGAGCTTCCTTTTCCAGCAGAGGATGTGTATTCCGAGATTTCAGTGGGACAATACAAAATTGATTTAAAAACATTAAACAAAAACGTATTGCTTCATGCAGGAATAAAAGAAGAAAACATATATGTCAGTTCGATGTGCACAAGCTGTAGCGATCAGCTTTTCTTCTCACACCGGCGTGATCAAGGGAGAACTGGACGTATGATGTCTTTTGTCGGGTTTAAGGAGGCATAA
- a CDS encoding YlmC/YmxH family sporulation protein, with product MMSISEFQIKDVVDVSSGKKLGTIGDIDINVTSGKIQAIIIGGTGKMMGFFGKEEEMIVPWRNIVKIGEDVILVRLSS from the coding sequence ATGATGAGTATCTCTGAATTTCAAATCAAGGATGTCGTCGATGTGTCCAGTGGGAAAAAGCTTGGTACAATTGGCGATATTGATATCAATGTCACAAGCGGGAAAATCCAAGCCATTATTATTGGCGGCACAGGTAAAATGATGGGATTTTTCGGAAAAGAAGAGGAAATGATCGTCCCATGGCGAAATATAGTAAAAATTGGCGAAGATGTGATTCTTGTCCGATTGTCTTCTTAA
- a CDS encoding ABC transporter ATP-binding protein yields MSLELKDVSLKRNGKWILHHVDWQVKEKENWVLYGLNGAGKTALLNMLCSYYFPTSGEMTVLGHVFGKEALGEKLRRKIGLISAGLEKKLHAEDHAFEIVLSGAFASIGLYESPTDCMREKAIDLLKAFGSFKYANRTYETLSQGEKQKVLIARALMNNPELLILDEPVTGLDFLAREQVLETISSIASKPDAPTLLYTTHHAEEILPIFQHTLLLQEGTVFAKGDTKQILTSEVLSSFFNCQVEVMWSNGRPHLSKLQP; encoded by the coding sequence GTGTCACTTGAATTAAAGGATGTTTCTTTAAAACGAAATGGGAAATGGATATTGCACCATGTAGACTGGCAAGTAAAGGAGAAGGAAAACTGGGTGCTTTATGGGTTAAATGGTGCTGGGAAAACCGCTCTTTTGAATATGTTGTGTTCGTATTATTTTCCGACATCAGGTGAGATGACAGTTTTAGGACATGTATTTGGAAAGGAGGCACTCGGTGAGAAGCTGAGGAGGAAGATAGGTCTCATCTCCGCAGGTCTTGAAAAGAAACTACATGCAGAAGATCATGCTTTTGAGATTGTATTAAGCGGAGCATTTGCTTCTATTGGGCTTTATGAATCACCAACCGATTGTATGAGAGAGAAAGCGATTGATCTTTTAAAAGCCTTTGGATCATTCAAGTATGCCAATCGCACGTATGAAACCCTCTCGCAAGGTGAAAAACAAAAGGTATTGATTGCGAGAGCTTTAATGAATAATCCCGAACTGCTGATATTAGATGAACCAGTAACAGGTCTTGATTTTTTAGCAAGAGAACAAGTGTTAGAAACGATCTCATCTATTGCATCAAAGCCTGATGCCCCAACTTTACTATATACGACCCATCATGCTGAAGAGATTTTACCGATTTTTCAGCACACTTTATTATTACAAGAAGGAACTGTCTTTGCTAAAGGAGATACTAAACAAATATTGACAAGCGAAGTGCTTTCATCCTTTTTTAATTGTCAAGTTGAGGTAATGTGGAGTAATGGCCGGCCTCACTTAAGTAAATTGCAGCCTTGA
- a CDS encoding PTS glucitol/sorbitol transporter subunit IIA, with the protein MVTQSVVKEIGILVPQFKEDKLIVLFGPAAPQELKDMSVIHEFEHLEEEPLKLGGTIQVGEQTYTITALGNQANENFKELGHISIYFQEPFDDVLPGAVFASPHTFPDIKEGVRIKIS; encoded by the coding sequence ATGGTGACACAATCTGTTGTAAAAGAAATTGGGATCTTAGTCCCGCAGTTTAAAGAAGATAAGCTGATTGTTTTATTTGGACCAGCAGCGCCGCAAGAACTAAAGGACATGTCTGTCATTCATGAATTCGAGCACTTAGAAGAAGAGCCGCTGAAACTAGGCGGAACCATTCAAGTGGGCGAACAAACGTACACAATCACTGCATTAGGTAATCAAGCAAATGAAAACTTTAAAGAACTTGGCCATATTTCGATTTACTTCCAAGAGCCGTTTGATGATGTATTACCTGGAGCTGTTTTTGCATCCCCGCATACGTTTCCTGACATAAAAGAAGGCGTACGCATTAAAATTTCATAA
- a CDS encoding PTS glucitol/sorbitol transporter subunit IIB has product MTNHKVFVSKGAGGWGKGLEIEPTGKRRKVVSITGGGIHPVARKIAEMTGTEAYDGFKNSIPEDEMMCVVIDCGGTARIGLYPMKRIPTVDVLASSPSGPLAKHITDDIFVSGVTEKDISYAEASDGEMKTESQETGETIDREKVKETYSKLKQENIERQEKGNFLMRFSRGIGKVTGTFYQAGRDSVDMLLKNIIPFMAFVSMLIGIINYTKIGDLIAHFLSPLAGSLWGLLLLVVICTLPFLSPVLGPGAVIAQVIGVLIGSQIALGNIPPQFALPALFAINGQVGCDFIPVGLSLGEAKPETVQYGVPAVLYSRLITGVLSVVIAYVASFGMY; this is encoded by the coding sequence ATGACAAACCACAAAGTATTTGTTTCAAAAGGTGCTGGCGGATGGGGAAAAGGGTTAGAGATTGAACCAACCGGTAAAAGAAGAAAGGTCGTTTCGATTACAGGGGGCGGTATTCACCCCGTTGCACGCAAAATTGCTGAAATGACAGGTACAGAAGCATATGATGGCTTTAAAAACTCAATTCCAGAAGATGAAATGATGTGCGTTGTCATTGACTGCGGAGGAACGGCACGAATTGGGCTTTATCCAATGAAGCGTATCCCGACAGTAGATGTGTTAGCATCCTCTCCTTCTGGACCACTTGCAAAACATATTACAGATGATATCTTCGTATCAGGAGTAACAGAAAAAGATATATCCTATGCTGAAGCATCTGATGGTGAGATGAAGACAGAAAGTCAAGAGACTGGCGAGACGATTGACAGGGAGAAGGTTAAAGAAACGTATTCAAAGTTAAAACAGGAAAATATCGAACGTCAGGAAAAAGGAAATTTCCTGATGAGATTCTCAAGAGGGATCGGGAAAGTAACCGGAACGTTTTATCAGGCGGGTCGTGATTCTGTTGATATGCTTTTGAAAAATATTATTCCATTTATGGCATTTGTCAGTATGTTAATTGGAATTATTAATTATACAAAAATTGGTGATCTCATCGCCCATTTCTTATCACCTTTGGCAGGTTCTTTATGGGGGCTCTTACTACTCGTTGTTATCTGTACATTGCCATTTTTATCACCTGTCTTAGGACCTGGAGCCGTTATTGCACAAGTCATTGGTGTTCTTATCGGAAGTCAAATTGCACTTGGCAACATTCCGCCACAATTTGCGCTTCCTGCATTATTTGCCATTAATGGTCAAGTAGGGTGTGACTTCATTCCTGTTGGTCTATCACTTGGTGAAGCAAAGCCGGAAACGGTACAATATGGCGTACCAGCTGTTTTATATAGCCGCCTCATTACAGGGGTCCTATCTGTTGTAATCGCATACGTTGCCAGCTTCGGTATGTATTAA
- a CDS encoding PTS glucitol/sorbitol transporter subunit IIC yields the protein MEWIQWFGEHFIGMFEAGGKQFMSLMTGIVPTLVVLLTFTYAVMKFIGEERVNRAIQFAAKYTILRYTLMPILSVLILTNPMAYTFGRFLPEKQKPAFYDSAVSFVHPVTSLFPYANAGELFVYLGIANGIKEAGYSMSELAVRYFLVGIVVILLRGIMTEWITKYLAGKMKANSQ from the coding sequence ATGGAATGGATTCAATGGTTTGGGGAGCATTTTATCGGAATGTTTGAAGCCGGCGGAAAGCAATTCATGAGTCTTATGACAGGTATCGTTCCAACGCTTGTTGTCTTACTTACTTTTACCTATGCAGTCATGAAGTTTATTGGAGAAGAGCGAGTCAATAGAGCCATCCAGTTTGCAGCAAAATACACGATTTTACGCTATACATTAATGCCGATTCTATCCGTTCTTATTTTGACAAATCCAATGGCTTATACGTTTGGTCGTTTCTTGCCTGAAAAACAAAAACCAGCATTCTATGATTCGGCTGTTTCATTTGTTCATCCCGTTACATCACTGTTCCCGTATGCAAATGCAGGAGAACTGTTTGTCTATTTAGGAATTGCGAACGGAATTAAAGAGGCAGGATACTCGATGTCAGAGCTTGCTGTTCGTTACTTTTTAGTCGGGATTGTTGTCATTTTACTACGTGGAATCATGACTGAATGGATAACAAAATATTTAGCAGGAAAAATGAAAGCGAATTCACAATAG
- a CDS encoding transcriptional regulator GutM, with amino-acid sequence MEKLAIVLCIILIVQYGLSFFQIKYYRKSMDTLIDDYKGKQGYHLFSGMERRKFGPGAIAFIIVDESFIIQKCHVLGGISILSKCKEVPSYEGKHVGAVLDEHHMMKQTLKKRKKGSAVLQAISMAAEQALVSISKKNITNVN; translated from the coding sequence ATGGAAAAGTTAGCCATTGTACTTTGCATCATCCTCATTGTGCAATATGGTTTATCTTTTTTTCAAATCAAGTACTACCGAAAAAGCATGGATACACTTATTGATGATTATAAAGGGAAACAAGGTTATCACTTATTTTCAGGAATGGAGAGGCGCAAATTTGGTCCTGGGGCCATTGCGTTCATCATTGTCGATGAATCATTTATCATTCAAAAATGTCATGTGCTTGGCGGGATTTCAATCTTATCGAAATGTAAGGAAGTTCCTTCATATGAAGGCAAGCATGTAGGCGCTGTGCTGGACGAGCACCATATGATGAAGCAAACATTGAAAAAACGCAAAAAAGGATCTGCAGTGCTGCAAGCGATCTCAATGGCAGCCGAGCAGGCACTTGTATCCATCTCGAAAAAAAATATAACAAATGTGAACTAA
- a CDS encoding SAF domain-containing protein yields the protein MSIYQQLLARERSGDPIKVGIIGAGQMGFGLISQISHIPGMIVAGVCDIHLDAAEKAANFYKQHAKPHQMVVTNDYREVIQSDFVEVIVDATGVPEVGANISLEALNSKKHLVLLNVEVDITIGLVMHKLFTNAGLVYSGSAGDEPAATLELYEFAKTMGLEVLVAGKGKNNPFFPEANPDTCKVEADSKNMSAHMLAAFQDGTKTMAEMNLLSNATGLLPDKVGMHGVEANLENVADKLNQKQQGGVLDHFGVVEYVKGLAPGVFVIVKSELEPVDEELRYLKVGKGPHYTLYRPFHLASLETPVTIAKAVLQHDSSIHPIGVPVSETVAVAKRDIKAGETLDGIGGYSVRGVLKTHQDMKTNGHIPIGLISGKVVAKKDIKSGQFLSHDDVELDSNTTVWKLRSLQDHLFQS from the coding sequence ATGTCAATTTATCAACAGTTGTTAGCACGAGAACGTAGCGGAGATCCGATCAAAGTGGGGATTATTGGTGCAGGACAAATGGGTTTTGGACTGATCTCACAAATTTCTCATATTCCTGGCATGATTGTAGCGGGTGTTTGTGATATTCACCTTGATGCAGCAGAGAAAGCAGCGAATTTTTACAAACAACATGCGAAACCACATCAAATGGTCGTCACAAATGATTACAGAGAGGTCATTCAATCAGATTTCGTAGAAGTCATTGTTGATGCAACTGGTGTTCCGGAAGTTGGCGCAAACATTTCTTTGGAAGCGCTTAATTCAAAAAAACATCTCGTTCTTTTAAATGTTGAAGTCGACATTACGATCGGTTTAGTGATGCATAAGTTATTCACAAATGCAGGACTTGTTTACTCTGGGTCAGCTGGAGATGAACCAGCAGCTACTTTAGAATTATATGAATTTGCAAAAACAATGGGACTTGAGGTGCTAGTTGCTGGGAAAGGTAAGAATAATCCATTTTTCCCAGAAGCGAACCCAGATACATGTAAAGTAGAAGCAGATAGTAAAAATATGAGTGCACACATGCTCGCTGCTTTTCAGGATGGAACAAAAACAATGGCAGAAATGAACCTATTAAGTAATGCGACAGGGCTTTTGCCTGATAAAGTGGGCATGCACGGAGTCGAAGCGAATTTAGAGAATGTAGCAGATAAATTGAACCAAAAACAACAAGGCGGTGTGCTGGATCACTTTGGTGTCGTTGAATATGTAAAGGGTCTTGCACCAGGTGTATTTGTTATCGTCAAAAGTGAGCTTGAGCCAGTGGATGAAGAGCTTCGCTACTTAAAAGTTGGGAAAGGCCCTCATTACACGCTTTATCGACCTTTCCACTTAGCGAGTCTTGAAACGCCGGTGACAATTGCAAAAGCGGTCTTACAACACGATTCATCGATTCACCCAATTGGTGTACCAGTCTCAGAAACTGTTGCTGTTGCGAAAAGAGATATTAAAGCAGGAGAAACACTTGACGGAATTGGCGGATACTCAGTCAGAGGTGTTCTTAAAACGCATCAAGATATGAAAACGAACGGTCACATTCCAATTGGTTTAATCAGCGGTAAAGTGGTTGCGAAAAAAGATATCAAGTCAGGACAATTCCTATCTCATGATGATGTGGAGCTGGATTCAAACACAACAGTCTGGAAGTTGCGTTCATTGCAAGATCATCTATTTCAATCATAA
- a CDS encoding sugar-binding transcriptional regulator — protein sequence MTFHDERRLLIKVAHMYYEEGATQSKIAEAVGVSRSLISKYLAKAREAGIVEIIIHDEFNQQYGSLERKIERKYGLREVVCVESLSQETTKSRIGAAAAAFLLKVMKDGQVIGFSSGTTLHEMAKSLTSVQHFPSVTFVPLVGGVGNEDVDIHANYIIARCTEALKSKCEFLHVPVMLDTKEAKDVLIRQPSIKKIIELGEKSNIAVVGIGGVPQHSTMVKSYMTKGEEDILQAKDVAGDICYNFINKKGEVYPHPWNDRVMGISPQKLKEIPLVIGVAGGEEKIEAIRAVLEGELIHVLITDERTGDALLK from the coding sequence ATGACATTCCATGATGAAAGAAGGCTGCTCATTAAGGTTGCGCATATGTATTATGAAGAAGGCGCTACCCAATCTAAAATTGCAGAAGCGGTAGGGGTTAGCCGCTCGCTCATATCAAAATATTTGGCAAAAGCACGTGAAGCAGGAATCGTGGAAATCATTATTCATGATGAATTCAATCAACAATATGGTTCGTTAGAAAGAAAGATAGAGAGGAAATATGGATTGCGAGAAGTCGTATGTGTTGAATCCCTCAGTCAAGAAACAACGAAAAGCCGAATCGGTGCGGCAGCTGCAGCCTTTTTATTAAAAGTCATGAAAGATGGGCAAGTGATCGGCTTTTCATCAGGAACGACTTTGCATGAAATGGCAAAATCGCTTACGTCGGTGCAGCACTTTCCATCCGTAACATTTGTTCCACTTGTCGGAGGAGTCGGAAATGAAGATGTTGATATCCATGCCAATTATATTATTGCCAGATGTACAGAAGCACTCAAGTCGAAATGTGAATTTTTACACGTCCCTGTCATGCTTGATACGAAAGAAGCGAAGGATGTTCTCATTAGACAGCCGTCTATCAAAAAAATCATTGAACTAGGAGAAAAATCAAATATCGCCGTTGTAGGAATCGGCGGAGTTCCGCAGCATTCTACCATGGTGAAATCTTATATGACAAAAGGTGAGGAGGACATACTCCAAGCAAAGGATGTGGCAGGTGACATTTGCTATAATTTTATCAATAAAAAAGGAGAAGTATATCCTCATCCATGGAACGACCGCGTCATGGGAATAAGTCCGCAAAAACTGAAAGAAATCCCGCTTGTCATTGGTGTAGCTGGCGGAGAAGAAAAAATTGAAGCCATACGAGCGGTATTAGAGGGCGAATTAATTCATGTATTAATTACAGATGAACGAACTGGAGATGCCTTATTAAAGTAA
- the sigG gene encoding RNA polymerase sporulation sigma factor SigG, with protein sequence MSRNKVEICGVDTSKLPVLKNDEMRKLFKQLQEEGDDTAREKLVNGNLRLVLSVIQRFNNRGEYVDDLFQVGCIGLMKSIDNFDLSHNVRFSTYAVPMIIGEIRRYLRDNNPIRVSRSLRDIAYKALQVRERLISETSKEPTAEDIAKVLEVPHEEIVFALDAIQDPVSLFEPIYNDGGDPIYVMDQISDDRNKDTQWVEELALKEGMRRLNDREKMILRKRFFQGKTQMEVAEEIGISQAQVSRLEKAAIKQMNKNIF encoded by the coding sequence GTGTCCAGAAATAAAGTAGAAATCTGCGGAGTCGACACCTCAAAACTGCCTGTTCTGAAAAACGATGAGATGAGAAAATTGTTCAAACAGCTACAGGAAGAGGGGGACGATACAGCAAGAGAAAAGCTAGTCAATGGCAATTTGCGATTGGTTTTAAGTGTGATTCAGCGTTTTAACAACAGAGGCGAGTATGTTGATGATCTCTTCCAAGTGGGTTGTATTGGATTAATGAAATCAATTGATAATTTTGATTTAAGCCACAATGTTAGATTTTCAACTTATGCGGTCCCTATGATCATAGGAGAAATCCGTAGATACTTGCGTGACAACAACCCCATTCGAGTGTCTCGTTCACTGAGAGATATTGCCTACAAGGCGCTCCAAGTGCGTGAGAGGCTGATTAGTGAGACAAGCAAGGAGCCAACGGCAGAAGACATTGCCAAAGTGCTGGAAGTGCCTCACGAGGAAATTGTCTTCGCCCTAGATGCAATTCAGGATCCTGTTTCTTTGTTTGAACCGATCTATAACGACGGAGGAGATCCGATTTATGTCATGGATCAAATTAGTGATGATCGAAACAAAGATACTCAATGGGTCGAAGAGCTTGCCTTAAAAGAGGGGATGCGCAGGTTGAATGATAGAGAAAAAATGATTCTCCGCAAACGTTTTTTCCAAGGGAAAACGCAAATGGAAGTAGCAGAAGAAATCGGAATTTCCCAAGCACAAGTATCAAGGCTCGAAAAAGCAGCCATTAAACAAATGAATAAAAACATTTTTTAA
- the sigE gene encoding RNA polymerase sporulation sigma factor SigE has product MKKLKFKLTYYWYKLLMKLGLKSDEIYYIGGSEALPPPLSKDEEQELLIKLPKGDQTARAILIERNLRLVVYIARKFENTGINIEDLISIGTIGLIKAVNTFNPEKKIKLATYASRCIENEILMYLRRNNKTRSEVSFDEPLNIDWDGNELLLSDVLGTDNDIITRDIEANVDKKLLKKALEQLNDREKQIMELRFGLVGGEEKTQKDVADMLGISQSYISRLEKRIIKRLQKEFNKMV; this is encoded by the coding sequence ATGAAAAAATTAAAATTTAAACTCACTTACTACTGGTATAAACTCCTCATGAAGCTAGGTCTAAAGAGTGATGAAATTTATTATATTGGAGGAAGTGAGGCTCTCCCACCTCCGTTATCAAAAGATGAAGAACAGGAGCTGCTTATTAAATTACCGAAGGGTGATCAAACTGCAAGGGCGATTCTCATCGAAAGAAACTTACGTTTAGTGGTCTACATTGCTAGAAAATTTGAAAACACTGGCATTAATATTGAGGATTTAATTAGTATAGGTACGATTGGCCTTATCAAGGCTGTAAATACATTTAATCCAGAAAAAAAGATTAAGCTTGCTACATATGCCTCAAGGTGTATTGAAAATGAGATTTTGATGTATTTACGTCGAAATAATAAAACCCGATCAGAAGTATCCTTTGATGAGCCACTGAACATTGATTGGGATGGTAATGAACTATTACTATCAGATGTGCTTGGGACAGACAATGATATTATCACCCGAGATATTGAAGCAAATGTCGATAAAAAATTGCTGAAAAAAGCACTTGAGCAATTAAATGACCGCGAGAAACAGATTATGGAGCTAAGGTTTGGTTTAGTCGGCGGTGAAGAAAAAACCCAAAAAGATGTGGCTGATATGCTGGGCATCTCACAGTCCTATATTTCGAGGCTTGAAAAGAGAATTATTAAACGATTACAAAAAGAATTTAACAAAATGGTGTAA
- the spoIIGA gene encoding sigma-E processing peptidase SpoIIGA, whose product MVIYLDVIWLLNFCFDLLLLLLTAFILKRQVKKRRYMLGALIGSSIVLLLFTPFAMFVSHPLGKLLFSVLIVIATFGFGRFRSFFQNLFAFYFVTFLMGGGMIGVHSFLQTNTVIQDGLLISQNNGFGDPISWLFVLTGFPAIWLFSKKRLGEIGAKKRQFDEQVLVELHINGETIRLNGLVDSGNQLYDPMTKTPVMIVQLEKLTSVCGESFLELMKRCHPVEVMQQLDESFPLLDRLRLVPYRAVGHDHGFLMCLKPDEVLVYTKTHMIQPSKCFVGMSISGLSADHEFQSIVHPDMLDGKIIQSVS is encoded by the coding sequence GTGGTCATTTATTTAGATGTGATTTGGTTGTTAAACTTTTGTTTTGATCTATTGCTTCTCTTACTGACTGCATTTATTCTCAAACGCCAAGTGAAAAAAAGGCGATATATGTTAGGTGCTCTTATTGGGTCGAGCATTGTTCTTTTGCTCTTTACACCATTTGCAATGTTTGTATCACACCCTTTAGGTAAACTGCTATTTTCTGTCTTGATCGTGATTGCAACATTTGGCTTTGGGCGTTTTCGTTCCTTTTTTCAAAATCTGTTTGCTTTTTATTTTGTCACATTTTTGATGGGAGGAGGCATGATTGGGGTTCATTCGTTTTTACAAACAAATACAGTCATTCAAGATGGATTGCTTATTTCACAAAACAATGGGTTTGGTGATCCCATTAGCTGGCTTTTTGTCTTAACTGGATTTCCAGCTATTTGGTTGTTTTCTAAGAAAAGGTTAGGTGAGATTGGCGCGAAAAAAAGACAGTTTGATGAACAAGTGCTTGTTGAATTACACATCAATGGAGAGACCATTCGGTTAAATGGACTCGTTGATTCAGGGAATCAGCTTTATGATCCGATGACGAAAACACCTGTCATGATCGTCCAGCTAGAGAAGCTGACGTCCGTTTGCGGAGAATCATTTCTAGAACTGATGAAACGGTGTCATCCTGTCGAGGTGATGCAGCAGCTTGATGAAAGTTTTCCTCTTCTTGATCGTTTAAGACTGGTTCCTTATCGTGCTGTCGGTCATGATCATGGCTTTCTAATGTGCCTGAAGCCAGATGAGGTGTTGGTTTATACGAAAACACATATGATACAGCCATCAAAATGCTTTGTGGGCATGAGTATAAGCGGCTTATCAGCAGATCATGAATTTCAATCGATTGTCCATCCAGACATGTTAGACGGAAAAATCATACAAAGTGTGTCGTAG
- the ftsZ gene encoding cell division protein FtsZ — MLEFETNIDGLASIKVIGVGGGGNNAVNRMIENDVQGVDFIAVNTDAQALNLSKAETKMQIGAKLTRGLGAGANPEVGKKAAEESKEQIEEVLKGADMVFVTAGMGGGTGTGAAPVIAKIAKDSGALTVGVVTRPFTFEGRKRQLQAVEGIASMKEAVDTLIVIPNDRLLEIVDKNTPMLEAFRAADNVLRQGVQGISDLIATPGLINLDFADVKTIMSNKGSALMGIGVATGENRAAEAAKKAISSPLLETAIDGAQGVIMNITGGTNLSLYEVQEAADIVASASDEDVNMIFGSVINDNLKDEIVVTVIATGFIEQEQEVTKPQRNPLGQGLKQNQSIPQKREVKREDHQQTSSQPRHNTQSHDDTLDIPTFLRNRNKR, encoded by the coding sequence ATGTTGGAGTTTGAAACAAATATAGACGGCCTAGCATCAATTAAAGTAATCGGAGTAGGTGGAGGCGGGAATAACGCTGTCAACCGAATGATTGAAAATGACGTGCAGGGTGTCGATTTTATTGCAGTGAATACAGATGCTCAGGCGTTAAACCTTTCAAAAGCAGAAACAAAAATGCAAATTGGCGCTAAGCTGACAAGAGGGCTTGGAGCAGGAGCGAATCCAGAGGTCGGTAAAAAGGCTGCTGAAGAAAGCAAGGAACAAATTGAAGAAGTATTAAAAGGTGCGGACATGGTCTTTGTTACTGCTGGTATGGGTGGAGGGACTGGAACCGGTGCTGCACCTGTTATTGCAAAGATCGCAAAAGACTCTGGCGCATTGACAGTTGGAGTTGTGACACGCCCTTTTACTTTTGAAGGAAGAAAACGTCAGCTTCAAGCAGTTGAAGGGATTGCTTCTATGAAAGAAGCGGTGGATACATTAATTGTGATTCCAAACGACCGCTTGCTTGAAATTGTTGATAAAAATACGCCAATGCTTGAAGCGTTCCGTGCTGCGGATAATGTTTTAAGACAAGGTGTACAAGGAATTTCAGATTTAATTGCAACACCAGGTTTGATTAACCTTGACTTTGCTGACGTGAAAACAATCATGTCAAATAAAGGCTCAGCTCTTATGGGAATTGGTGTGGCAACAGGTGAAAACCGTGCTGCTGAAGCTGCGAAAAAGGCTATTTCTTCACCACTTCTTGAAACGGCTATTGATGGAGCACAAGGTGTGATCATGAATATTACTGGTGGTACAAACCTTAGTCTTTATGAAGTGCAAGAAGCGGCAGATATTGTTGCTTCTGCATCTGATGAAGATGTGAATATGATTTTCGGGTCTGTCATTAATGATAATTTGAAAGATGAAATTGTTGTCACTGTGATCGCAACTGGATTTATTGAGCAAGAGCAAGAAGTGACAAAACCGCAAAGAAATCCATTAGGACAGGGATTAAAGCAAAATCAATCCATCCCACAAAAGCGCGAAGTGAAGCGAGAAGATCATCAGCAAACTTCATCTCAGCCAAGACACAATACACAATCACACGATGATACGCTGGACATCCCTACGTTCTTACGAAATCGTAACAAACGTTAA